A window of the Arenibacter algicola genome harbors these coding sequences:
- the recN gene encoding DNA repair protein RecN — translation MLTNLSIKNYALIDHLNVKFTNGFTVITGETGAGKSILLGGLSLVLGKRADLSSLREKEDKCIVEAEFEISKYGLESFFLENDLDYEAKTIIRREILPSGKSRAFINDSPVTLDILSQLGDQLIDVHSQHQTLRLADNDFQLKVIDALADNGQVISAYSSKLFLYQSTQKELQKLVDFQNSATKEHEYNSFLLQELISAPLKEGILEELEEQYEQLNNVEIILEQLSHGQQLLNDEQIGLVNLLAELKQVSNKLASFGHQYSDINERIKSVFIELDDISTELNILNDKVEADPQLLEQVNAKLQLLYDLLKKHKVQTIPELLEIRNALDEKVSATENVGADIDRKKKELHQLETALNTEASNISKRRKLVIPKLKEQLEETLIDLGMASATFKIDISPSKEFKPTGKDDLSFLFSANKGSAYGDLKKVASGGELSRIMLTIKAILARYEQLPTMMFDEIDTGVSGEISNKMGDIMKDMSNTMQIFSITHLPQVAAKGVHHFKVYKEEELMGTNTKMKRLSSEERVVELAEMLGGKTLSDSALAHARQLLD, via the coding sequence TTGCTAACAAATCTTTCCATAAAGAATTACGCATTAATAGACCATTTAAACGTTAAGTTTACCAATGGTTTTACGGTAATAACAGGTGAAACGGGTGCCGGTAAATCCATTTTATTAGGTGGGTTGTCCTTGGTATTGGGTAAAAGAGCGGACCTTTCCTCCTTAAGGGAGAAGGAGGACAAATGCATCGTAGAGGCAGAATTTGAAATTTCCAAATACGGTTTGGAATCATTTTTCTTGGAAAACGACCTGGATTACGAGGCAAAGACTATTATTAGAAGGGAGATTTTGCCCAGCGGTAAATCCCGGGCCTTTATCAATGACTCCCCGGTTACCTTGGATATTTTGTCCCAATTGGGAGATCAATTGATAGATGTGCATTCACAGCATCAAACATTACGACTTGCAGATAATGACTTTCAACTGAAGGTAATAGATGCCCTGGCCGATAATGGACAGGTGATATCAGCCTATTCTTCAAAATTATTTTTATATCAATCCACACAAAAGGAACTACAAAAACTTGTAGATTTTCAGAATAGCGCTACCAAGGAACACGAGTATAACAGTTTTTTGTTGCAGGAATTAATTTCAGCTCCCTTAAAAGAGGGGATATTGGAAGAATTGGAGGAACAGTACGAACAGCTTAACAATGTGGAAATTATTCTGGAGCAATTGTCCCATGGGCAGCAGCTCTTAAATGACGAGCAGATTGGGCTGGTAAACCTACTTGCGGAGCTGAAACAGGTATCCAATAAATTGGCCAGTTTTGGTCACCAATATTCGGATATAAATGAGCGTATAAAGTCCGTGTTTATTGAGTTGGATGATATTTCCACCGAACTCAATATTCTAAATGATAAGGTAGAGGCGGATCCGCAACTGTTGGAGCAGGTAAATGCCAAACTTCAATTGCTTTATGATCTTCTAAAGAAACATAAGGTCCAAACTATTCCGGAATTGTTGGAAATAAGGAATGCCTTGGATGAGAAGGTAAGTGCAACCGAGAATGTTGGTGCCGATATAGACCGTAAAAAGAAAGAATTACATCAATTGGAAACTGCGCTGAACACCGAAGCCTCCAATATAAGCAAGAGAAGAAAGTTGGTTATTCCCAAGCTTAAAGAGCAACTGGAGGAAACTTTGATCGACTTAGGGATGGCAAGTGCAACCTTTAAAATCGATATTTCGCCATCCAAAGAGTTTAAGCCCACTGGAAAGGACGATCTTAGCTTTTTGTTTTCTGCGAACAAGGGGTCTGCCTATGGTGATCTTAAGAAGGTGGCCTCTGGCGGTGAACTCTCTAGGATTATGTTGACCATTAAGGCAATTTTGGCCAGATACGAACAACTGCCTACCATGATGTTCGATGAGATAGATACAGGAGTATCCGGGGAGATTTCCAATAAAATGGGGGATATTATGAAAGATATGAGCAATACTATGCAGATATTTTCCATTACCCATTTACCACAGGTGGCGGCCAAAGGGGTTCATCATTTTAAGGTGTACAAGGAGGAAGAACTAATGGGGACCAATACCAAAATGAAAAGGCTATCTTCGGAAGAAAGGGTTGTAGAGCTGGCAGAAATGTTGGGAGGGAAAACCTTGTCCGATTCGGCTTTGGCGCATGCCAGGCAGTTACTGGATTAA
- the porD gene encoding type IX secretion system protein PorD — protein MRNLFLALICFITSIGLGAQELNCVVTINSDQVGQTNQQIFKTLERSLNDFVNKNRWSNRVYIENERVNAQMFITITEYESSRFKGNIQIQSSRPVFNTSYESPIFNYKDNQLSFDYIEFQPLILNENNITSNLVGVISYYTYIILGLDADTFSLEGGSDFYKKAQQVVTLAQSAGYSGWTQTSGQRSRFELVDNLLSNSYREYRIAMYNYHRKGLDVLADNNSTGKQVVAGTMRLLETLGGRHPNAFLIQTFFDAKSEEIQNVFSDGPKVDIVQLKQTLNKIAPLYSSTWSEIKF, from the coding sequence ATGCGTAATCTATTTTTAGCCCTAATTTGTTTTATAACTTCTATAGGCTTGGGAGCTCAGGAATTGAATTGTGTGGTTACTATAAATTCGGACCAGGTAGGGCAGACGAATCAACAAATTTTCAAGACCCTAGAGCGTTCCTTAAATGATTTTGTAAATAAGAACAGGTGGTCCAATCGGGTCTACATAGAAAATGAAAGGGTGAACGCCCAGATGTTCATAACCATTACGGAGTATGAATCCAGTAGATTTAAAGGGAACATTCAGATTCAATCGTCAAGGCCTGTTTTTAACACCTCCTATGAGAGCCCTATTTTCAATTACAAGGATAATCAGCTTAGTTTTGATTATATAGAGTTTCAGCCGTTGATCTTAAATGAAAACAATATAACTTCCAATTTGGTAGGGGTAATATCTTACTATACCTACATTATTCTTGGTTTGGATGCGGACACTTTTTCTTTGGAAGGGGGTAGCGATTTTTATAAAAAGGCGCAACAAGTCGTGACTTTGGCCCAAAGTGCTGGTTATTCAGGATGGACGCAGACATCTGGGCAGAGAAGTAGGTTCGAGTTGGTGGACAACCTTTTGTCCAATTCCTACAGAGAGTACAGAATTGCAATGTACAATTACCATAGAAAAGGATTGGATGTCCTGGCGGATAATAATAGCACAGGAAAGCAAGTAGTTGCCGGCACCATGCGTTTACTGGAGACCTTGGGCGGTAGGCATCCCAATGCTTTTTTGATTCAAACTTTTTTTGATGCCAAGTCCGAAGAAATTCAAAACGTATTTTCCGATGGTCCCAAGGTGGATATAGTGCAGCTTAAACAAACCTTGAACAAAATAGCCCCGCTTTATTCGTCCACTTGGAGTGAAATAAAATTTTGA
- the coaBC gene encoding bifunctional phosphopantothenoylcysteine decarboxylase/phosphopantothenate--cysteine ligase CoaBC, with the protein MLGGKNILLGITGGIAAYKTTFLVRLLIKAGANVKVVLTESASSFVTPLTLATLSKNAVLSSFVDEEDGTVSWNNHVELGLWADMVLIAPATANTLSKMANGTCDNLLMATYLSAKCPVYFAPAMDLDMYKHPSTTATFKKLLSFGNIMIPATSGELASGLIGEGRMAEPEDIVDFLKDHLGKGLPLSGKKVLITAGPTYEAIDPVRFIGNHSSGLMGYELAKNAAKLGAKVYLVSGPSHLTAQHSHIEVVKVTSADEMYKATVSLYPDMDIVICAAAVADYRPKLVADQKIKKTSEEFTITLVKNKDILFYLGEMKKEQFLVGFALETENEVENAIGKLKRKNLDAIVLNSLNDSGAGFGKLTNKISFIDKNLDIKTFELKAKAEVALDILNEIKNRIHA; encoded by the coding sequence ATGTTGGGCGGTAAGAATATACTTTTAGGCATTACTGGGGGTATAGCTGCTTATAAAACCACCTTTTTAGTTCGTTTACTTATTAAAGCTGGCGCTAACGTTAAAGTTGTTTTAACGGAAAGCGCCAGCTCTTTTGTTACCCCCTTAACCTTGGCTACCTTGTCCAAGAATGCCGTGCTATCTTCATTTGTAGATGAGGAGGACGGTACTGTTTCCTGGAACAATCATGTAGAATTGGGACTTTGGGCAGATATGGTTCTTATTGCTCCGGCCACGGCCAATACCTTGTCCAAAATGGCCAATGGTACCTGCGATAATTTGTTGATGGCCACTTATTTGTCGGCAAAATGTCCTGTTTACTTTGCTCCGGCAATGGACTTGGATATGTATAAACATCCTTCCACTACAGCGACCTTTAAAAAGCTATTGTCCTTTGGGAATATTATGATTCCGGCCACTTCAGGTGAGTTGGCCAGCGGATTAATAGGGGAGGGACGCATGGCCGAACCCGAGGATATTGTCGATTTTCTCAAGGATCACCTTGGCAAAGGGCTACCGCTCAGTGGCAAGAAAGTGTTGATAACGGCTGGCCCCACCTATGAGGCCATTGATCCGGTTAGGTTTATCGGAAATCACTCATCGGGCCTAATGGGCTACGAGTTGGCAAAAAATGCCGCCAAGCTCGGGGCAAAGGTATATTTGGTATCCGGGCCGTCCCATTTAACCGCGCAACATTCCCATATAGAAGTTGTTAAAGTAACTTCGGCCGATGAAATGTATAAGGCAACTGTGTCTTTGTACCCGGATATGGATATCGTTATATGCGCCGCGGCGGTAGCCGATTACAGACCTAAATTAGTGGCAGATCAGAAAATAAAGAAAACGTCCGAGGAATTTACCATTACATTGGTTAAGAACAAGGACATCCTTTTTTACTTGGGAGAAATGAAGAAGGAGCAGTTTCTGGTTGGTTTTGCGCTGGAAACTGAAAATGAGGTTGAAAACGCCATAGGAAAATTAAAACGGAAAAACTTGGATGCCATTGTCTTAAATTCATTGAACGATAGTGGTGCAGGTTTTGGAAAATTGACCAATAAAATATCGTTCATAGATAAGAATTTGGATATTAAAACGTTTGAGTTAAAAGCCAAGGCAGAGGTGGCTTTGGATATTTTAAATGAAATAAAGAACAGGATCCATGCGTAA
- a CDS encoding DNA-directed RNA polymerase subunit omega yields the protein MNMNDLKNSKAPVSTVTINKNDFDAKTGNIYEAISIAAKRAVQINSEIKKELLEKLEEFATYSDSLEEVFENKEQIEVSKFYEKLPKPHALAVKEWLDDKIYHRNTEKDA from the coding sequence ATGAATATGAACGATTTAAAAAACTCGAAGGCTCCTGTTTCCACGGTGACGATCAATAAAAATGATTTCGATGCCAAGACAGGGAATATCTATGAGGCTATTTCCATAGCTGCCAAAAGAGCTGTTCAGATTAATTCTGAAATTAAAAAGGAGCTTCTGGAGAAGTTGGAAGAGTTTGCCACCTACAGTGATAGTTTGGAGGAAGTTTTCGAAAATAAGGAACAGATCGAGGTTTCTAAATTCTACGAAAAATTGCCCAAGCCACATGCATTGGCTGTAAAAGAGTGGTTGGATGATAAAATTTATCACAGGAATACAGAGAAAGACGCTTAA
- a CDS encoding outer membrane protein assembly factor BamD, whose product MKRLFSFLLLVAILSSCSEYQKVLKNEDVKAKYDLAEKFYDAGDFKRANRLLEQIAPKYIGKPQGERVMYFLADSYFQTKDYNMAGYQFERFLKSYPKSDKAVEAGFYGAKSYYMLSPKYSLDQTDTDKALIKLQNFINTYPESEFLVEANIMARELTTKKERKSYEIAKQFNTIGEFDYTFLTPAVTAFDNFISDNPGSVYREDALYYKFDASTNLALNSFDYLKKDRLNDAKAAYMTFKKYFPESKYLKDANKTLEKVEKELEIYSK is encoded by the coding sequence ATGAAGCGTCTATTTTCCTTTTTATTATTGGTTGCCATCCTTAGCTCTTGTAGTGAGTACCAAAAGGTACTTAAAAATGAAGATGTTAAGGCCAAATACGATTTGGCGGAAAAATTTTATGATGCCGGTGATTTTAAAAGGGCGAACCGTTTGTTGGAACAGATTGCTCCAAAGTATATAGGTAAGCCACAAGGAGAACGTGTTATGTATTTTCTTGCGGATTCTTATTTCCAGACCAAGGACTACAATATGGCAGGTTACCAGTTTGAAAGGTTCCTGAAATCCTATCCTAAAAGTGATAAGGCTGTTGAAGCGGGGTTTTATGGTGCTAAAAGTTATTATATGCTTTCCCCAAAATATTCTTTAGATCAGACAGATACCGACAAGGCCTTGATAAAGTTGCAAAACTTTATTAATACCTATCCGGAATCCGAATTTTTGGTGGAGGCCAACATCATGGCAAGGGAATTAACTACAAAGAAGGAGCGCAAATCCTATGAGATAGCAAAGCAGTTCAACACTATTGGGGAATTTGATTATACCTTTTTAACTCCCGCAGTTACAGCTTTTGACAACTTTATTTCGGACAACCCGGGTTCCGTTTATCGCGAAGATGCCCTTTATTATAAGTTTGATGCGTCAACCAATTTAGCACTCAACAGTTTCGATTATCTTAAAAAGGATCGATTGAATGATGCCAAGGCGGCTTATATGACCTTCAAAAAATATTTTCCTGAGTCCAAGTATCTTAAGGATGCCAATAAGACCTTGGAAAAAGTTGAAAAAGAATTAGAAATTTATTCCAAATAA
- the dapA gene encoding 4-hydroxy-tetrahydrodipicolinate synthase, producing the protein MEQLVGTGVALVTPFKEDFSIDTIALAKIVNYCVDGGIDYLVVLGTTGESVVLSKKEKQLVIDTIVDANEGRLPLVLGVGSNNTAAVVEELQETDLKDFVAILSVSPYYNRPTQEGIYQHFKAISLASPKPIILYNVPGRTGSNMLPETVLRLANDFNNIVGIKEACGDMVQIMRTIKDKPADFMVISGDDFTALSTILAGGSGVISVLGQGLPSEFSQMIRFGLEGRVKEAFALQYAMQDGMDLIFKEGNPAGIKAVLEAVGLGTAVVRLPLVEATATLKKTIKSFLNTLLKTVV; encoded by the coding sequence ATGGAACAGTTAGTTGGAACGGGTGTTGCCCTGGTGACTCCTTTTAAGGAGGATTTTTCTATAGATACGATAGCTTTGGCAAAAATCGTAAACTATTGTGTGGATGGTGGAATAGATTATTTGGTTGTATTGGGAACTACCGGGGAGTCCGTTGTGTTGTCCAAAAAAGAAAAACAACTTGTTATAGATACTATTGTGGATGCCAATGAGGGGAGGCTTCCATTGGTTTTGGGGGTAGGTAGCAACAACACGGCGGCCGTTGTAGAAGAACTTCAAGAAACTGATCTAAAAGATTTCGTAGCTATTTTATCGGTCTCACCTTATTACAATAGGCCAACACAAGAAGGGATATATCAGCATTTTAAAGCTATATCCTTGGCCTCGCCCAAACCTATTATATTGTATAATGTACCAGGTAGGACAGGGAGTAATATGCTTCCCGAAACGGTTTTGAGGTTGGCCAATGATTTCAACAATATCGTAGGTATTAAGGAGGCATGTGGTGATATGGTTCAAATAATGCGGACTATTAAGGATAAACCTGCTGATTTTATGGTAATTTCTGGGGATGATTTTACCGCGCTTTCCACAATATTGGCCGGTGGTTCCGGGGTAATATCTGTTTTGGGACAGGGCCTTCCTTCAGAATTTTCCCAAATGATACGTTTTGGTTTGGAAGGTAGGGTCAAAGAAGCCTTTGCATTGCAGTATGCTATGCAGGACGGTATGGATTTAATTTTCAAAGAAGGTAATCCTGCGGGTATCAAGGCTGTATTGGAAGCTGTTGGCCTTGGAACTGCAGTTGTAAGGTTGCCTTTGGTAGAAGCCACTGCAACCCTAAAAAAGACCATTAAGAGCTTTTTGAACACTTTGCTGAAGACGGTTGTTTAG
- a CDS encoding DUF6913 domain-containing protein, with product MFLKTLKEKIKFRAGKKFLQRGLITPPETINRDKGISSVGCIVDLDEFENANAFYEFVDEFSLRPNSVKIIGYKKYYDKNSPYSTPVFSDKDLGWKANIENSYALEFLNREYDLLVNYYTDEKLLLQLMTLKTKARLKVGFGSVDKNLNDLILNTPIKDFQTFKKELRKYLRVLNEIK from the coding sequence ATGTTTTTAAAAACGCTTAAGGAAAAAATTAAATTTAGGGCCGGTAAAAAGTTTTTACAACGGGGCTTGATCACCCCGCCTGAAACTATTAATCGGGATAAGGGCATAAGTTCTGTAGGTTGTATTGTTGATTTGGACGAGTTTGAGAATGCCAATGCATTTTATGAGTTCGTGGATGAATTTTCCTTAAGGCCCAATTCTGTGAAAATAATTGGGTACAAGAAATATTATGACAAAAATTCCCCTTATTCAACCCCGGTTTTTTCTGATAAGGATTTGGGTTGGAAAGCGAATATTGAAAATAGCTATGCCTTGGAGTTTTTAAACAGGGAATATGACCTTTTGGTTAATTATTACACGGATGAAAAATTGTTATTACAATTAATGACGTTAAAGACCAAAGCCAGGTTAAAAGTAGGTTTTGGTAGTGTGGATAAGAATTTGAACGATTTGATATTGAATACTCCCATTAAGGATTTCCAAACTTTTAAAAAGGAGTTGCGGAAATATTTAAGGGTTTTAAATGAGATTAAATAA
- a CDS encoding 5'-nucleotidase C-terminal domain-containing protein encodes MDLKNKHFVIIATTLLLLGCKESVPKLRNIEGQRIQINYSSSPKDSIENVIAPYRKRINQVLDSVLAYAPTAISKTDGTLNSPAGNLMADIVMQEVNPVFTTRTGQQIDFVLLNFGSIRSVISQGNITERTAYEVMPFENSVVIAELDGKAIRAMVTFLIKSSVAHPISGIQIIVDKNKSLQAVNIQGKPFDENKTYYVATSDYLITGGDKMDFLKEYISLTDSDYLIRNTLIDYFKKIDTLTAATDDRFMQIK; translated from the coding sequence ATGGATTTAAAAAACAAACATTTTGTTATAATTGCAACAACATTACTTTTGCTGGGTTGCAAGGAATCCGTTCCCAAGCTAAGAAACATTGAGGGACAAAGGATTCAGATCAATTATTCTTCCAGCCCAAAAGATTCAATAGAAAACGTCATCGCCCCATATCGGAAGAGGATCAACCAGGTTTTGGACAGTGTTTTGGCCTATGCCCCAACAGCTATATCCAAAACAGATGGTACACTGAATTCTCCCGCCGGCAATTTAATGGCAGACATTGTAATGCAGGAAGTAAATCCTGTTTTTACCACCAGAACTGGGCAACAAATAGATTTTGTTCTTCTTAACTTTGGGAGTATCCGATCCGTAATTTCACAAGGAAACATTACCGAACGCACGGCCTATGAAGTTATGCCCTTTGAAAATTCGGTGGTTATAGCCGAATTGGACGGCAAGGCCATTAGGGCCATGGTAACATTCCTAATAAAGTCCAGTGTTGCCCACCCAATTTCGGGGATACAAATAATAGTGGATAAAAATAAAAGTTTGCAAGCCGTAAACATTCAAGGAAAACCCTTTGATGAAAACAAGACCTATTATGTTGCCACTTCGGACTATTTGATCACTGGTGGTGATAAAATGGATTTTTTAAAAGAGTATATTTCTTTGACGGATTCAGATTATCTAATAAGAAATACCCTGATAGATTATTTTAAAAAAATAGACACCCTTACGGCAGCTACGGATGACCGGTTTATGCAAATCAAATAA
- a CDS encoding bifunctional metallophosphatase/5'-nucleotidase, translating to MERRKFISGSAASAAFISMGGLSMNSCRNSAKKHITILHTNDVHSHIDPFPINHSAYPNLGGLARRATLVDQIRKENPNTLLFDAGDIFQGTPYFNFYGGELEFKLMSMLKYDAATIGNHDFDNGLNGLYAQLPYASFDFLSANYDFSNTLMDGHVQPYKTYMVDGIKIGVFGLGIELAGLVTKKLYQETVYLDPIEIAQDLGRTLKEEEKCDLIICLSHLGYQYQNPQKPDDLKLAARTENIDLIIGGHTHTFLDRPTITNNRKNEQILVNQVGCFGINLGRIDYYFDDAKENVSQGVSIKV from the coding sequence ATGGAACGTAGAAAATTTATATCCGGATCAGCTGCTTCTGCCGCTTTTATAAGTATGGGAGGGTTATCCATGAATTCTTGCCGAAATTCTGCAAAGAAACACATTACTATTCTACACACCAACGATGTACACAGCCATATAGATCCCTTTCCTATCAACCATTCGGCCTACCCCAATTTGGGCGGTTTGGCAAGAAGGGCAACTTTGGTGGATCAAATCCGAAAAGAAAACCCTAATACCCTATTATTTGATGCTGGCGACATTTTTCAGGGTACGCCCTACTTCAATTTCTATGGGGGAGAATTGGAATTTAAACTAATGAGCATGTTGAAATATGATGCTGCCACCATTGGCAATCACGATTTTGACAATGGCCTAAACGGCCTTTATGCCCAACTGCCCTACGCCAGCTTCGATTTCTTATCGGCCAATTACGACTTCAGTAATACCCTTATGGATGGTCATGTGCAACCATATAAAACTTATATGGTTGATGGAATAAAGATTGGAGTTTTTGGATTGGGAATAGAGCTGGCCGGGTTGGTCACCAAAAAATTGTACCAAGAGACCGTCTATCTAGATCCCATAGAAATTGCACAAGACTTGGGCCGCACCTTAAAGGAGGAGGAGAAATGTGATTTAATTATTTGTCTTTCCCATTTAGGATATCAATATCAAAACCCTCAAAAGCCCGATGATCTAAAATTAGCGGCCAGAACGGAGAACATTGATTTGATTATTGGCGGACATACACATACATTTTTGGATAGGCCCACCATAACCAACAATCGAAAAAACGAACAAATATTAGTAAACCAGGTAGGCTGCTTCGGCATTAATTTAGGCCGAATAGACTATTATTTTGACGATGCCAAGGAAAACGTTTCCCAGGGAGTGTCCATTAAGGTATAA
- the fdhD gene encoding formate dehydrogenase accessory sulfurtransferase FdhD: MIKEKGKSIVSKKIIKILGDDFLEHTDAIAVEEPLQISISVLKGDSPITNKNISITMRTPGHDKDLAIGFLFTEGIIQASNQIKKVTHDENSINVHLINSENIDLGKLERHFYTSSSCGVCGKASIEAIKTICRLPPSAADFQIEKNLIKSFPGILKQEQNIFNNTGGIHAAALFSFKGELIAMREDVGRHNALDKIIGHLLTQNQLPLDYHLLFLSGRASFELIQKAAMAGIHFIMAVGAPSSLAVEMAVEHDITLIGFLNETRYNIYTGSKRIKI; encoded by the coding sequence ATGATTAAGGAAAAAGGGAAATCTATAGTTTCAAAAAAAATTATCAAAATTCTGGGAGATGATTTTCTGGAACACACAGACGCTATAGCGGTTGAAGAACCCTTACAAATTAGTATCAGTGTTTTAAAAGGGGATTCCCCCATTACCAATAAAAATATCTCCATTACTATGAGAACGCCAGGTCATGATAAGGACCTGGCCATTGGATTTCTGTTTACCGAGGGTATCATCCAAGCTTCCAATCAAATAAAAAAGGTCACCCATGATGAAAATAGTATAAATGTCCATCTAATTAATTCCGAAAACATAGATCTTGGTAAACTGGAGCGACATTTCTACACCAGCAGTAGTTGCGGTGTTTGTGGCAAAGCAAGTATTGAAGCCATAAAAACAATCTGTCGCCTACCTCCATCCGCAGCGGATTTTCAGATCGAAAAAAATCTTATTAAATCCTTTCCCGGCATTCTTAAGCAAGAGCAGAATATTTTTAACAATACCGGAGGGATACACGCAGCGGCACTATTTAGTTTTAAAGGCGAACTAATTGCCATGCGCGAGGATGTGGGGAGGCATAACGCTTTGGACAAAATTATTGGCCATTTACTTACCCAGAATCAATTGCCCTTGGACTATCATTTATTGTTTCTGAGCGGTCGTGCCAGCTTCGAATTGATCCAAAAAGCGGCAATGGCAGGGATTCACTTTATTATGGCCGTGGGAGCCCCGTCCAGTTTGGCCGTAGAAATGGCCGTGGAGCACGATATTACCTTAATAGGTTTTCTGAATGAAACCCGATACAACATCTACACTGGCTCTAAACGTATTAAAATTTAG
- a CDS encoding DUF7009 family protein, with amino-acid sequence MKIRIQGNSVRYRLTRSEVATLKQDGYYKEQTAFNGKNFTYAVAAKENISNLQAEFQGDTITLFLPKNESIKWPDNERVGYENKMVLNDGQVLNLLLEKDFVCLDERTEDQSDNYPNPAATTKK; translated from the coding sequence ATGAAAATTAGGATACAAGGAAATTCGGTTCGTTATAGACTAACCCGATCGGAGGTTGCAACATTGAAGCAAGACGGCTACTATAAGGAACAGACCGCTTTTAATGGCAAGAATTTCACCTACGCCGTTGCCGCCAAGGAAAACATCAGTAACCTTCAAGCGGAGTTTCAAGGAGACACCATTACCCTATTTTTACCTAAGAATGAAAGTATAAAATGGCCGGATAACGAGCGGGTAGGCTATGAAAACAAGATGGTTTTAAACGACGGCCAGGTACTGAATCTATTACTGGAAAAAGATTTTGTTTGTTTGGATGAGCGCACGGAGGACCAATCCGACAATTACCCAAACCCTGCGGCAACAACCAAAAAATAA